A DNA window from Hydra vulgaris chromosome 13, alternate assembly HydraT2T_AEP contains the following coding sequences:
- the LOC100204831 gene encoding brachyury protein-like (The RefSeq protein has 3 substitutions compared to this genomic sequence) — translation MKSDFSMASILKDNESKKQKVEKKLTKDLMLRVKLEDKNLWASFHRMTNEMIVTKNGRRMFPVLKSSVDGLDPQSMYSIMLDFLPVDENRWKYVNGEWSHAGKPESTPPSKIYVHPDSPNFGCHWMKNPIVFSKVKLTNKESTNGQVLMLNSLHKYIPRIHIVKVCNGEKITSTHTFVETEFIAVTAYQNEEITNLKIRYNPFAKAFLDAKERNEQKEFIEKKKLCNCCTARSHCYDDIEFSNRRNSMVDTQQLQNVLNDKMLIRQHPYLHPSMEIRSQNACYSYARRRPFFDIPSHQFLPTSHTKNSQMFCYSTSLPNSSICDDDIHRHSTSPPDRILRNGFSPKLLSKFNTANLNNEAFYESLRRKHEFDISHQRKGRIEHFHIRQ, via the exons atgaagtcCGATTTTTCCATGGCTTCGATATTGAAAGATAAcgaaagtaaaaaacaaaaagtagagaagaaattaacaaaagattTAATGCTAAGAGTAAAACTTGAGGATAAAAATCTATGGGCAAGCTTTCATCGAATGACCAATGAAATGATTGTCACAAAAAATGGCAG ACGTATGTTTCCGGTTTTAAAGTCATCTGTCGATGGATTAGATCCTCAATCCATGTATACCATTATGCTAGACTTTTTACCAGTAGATGAAAATCGATGGAAGTATGTTAACGGTGAATGGTCACATGCAGGTAAACCAGAGTCTACACCACCGAGTAAAATATATGTCCATCCTGATTCACCGAATTTCGGATGTCACTGGATGAAAAATCCTATTGTATTTTCCAAGGTAAAATTAACCAACAAGGAAAGTACCAATGGGCAAGTG cTCATGCTAAACTCGTTGCATAAGTACATTCCTCGCATCCACATTGTCAAGGTCTGCAACGGTGAAAAAATTACGTCTACACATACCTTTGTTGAAACGGAATTCATCGCTGTGACTGCTTATCAAAACGAAGAG ATAACGAACTTAAAAATTCGATACAACCCGTTCGCAAAAGCGTTTCTGGATGCCAAAGAACGAAACGAACAAAAAGAGTTTatcgagaaaaaaaaattatgtaattgtTGCACAGCACGTTCTCATTGTTACGATGATATCGAATTTTCAAATCGACGTAACTCAATAGTTGACACTCAGCAACTTCAAAATGTACTCAATGATAAAATGTTGATACGTCAACACCCATATTTGCACCCATCAATGGAAATACGATCTCAAAATGCAT gTTACTCTTACGCCCGACGCAGACCATTTTTTGATATACCATCTCATCAATTTCTACCTACGTCGCATACAAAAAATTCTCAAATGTTTTGCTATTCAACATCATTGCCAAATTCATCTATTTGCGATGATGACATTCATCGGCATTCTACTAGCCCGCCGGATAGAATATTGCGTAACGGTTTTTCACCAAAACTACTTTCGAAATTCAATACTGCAAATCTCAACAATGAAGCTTTTTATGAATCGCTTAGACATAAACACGAGTTTGATATATCTCATCAAAGAAAAGGACGCATTGAGCATTTCCATATTCGTCAATGA